The following DNA comes from Mycolicibacterium aromaticivorans JS19b1 = JCM 16368.
GCTGCGGGCGCTGCGGCAGAGCGGTGCCGACGCCCCCGCGCTGGCGACCATCACCCGCGCCGCCGGCGCGCTGCTGGGAGCCGCGGCGGCCGACCTGCAGCCCGATGCCCACTTCACCGACCTCGGCGGAGACTCGCTGTCGGCGTTGACATTCGCCAATCTGCTCAACGAGATCTTCGATATCGAGGTGCCGGTGGATGTGATCGTCAGCCCGGCCAACGATCTGCAGGCCATCGCCGCCTACATCGACAGTGAGCGCAACTCCGGCAGTAAGCGCCCGACGTTCGCCTCGATTCACGGCGCCGGCGCCACTGAAGCACATGCCCGTGATCTGACGCTGGACCGCTTCATCGATGCCGCCACCCTGGCCGCCGCACCGCAGCTGCCCGGCCCGGCCAGCGAGATCCGCACCGTATTGCTCACCGGCGCAACCGGATTCCTGGGTCGCTACCTGGCACTGGATTGGCTCGAGCGGATGGACCTGGTGGACGGCAAGGTGATCTGCCTGGTGCGCGCCAAGGATGACGAGGCCGCGCGCGCCCGGCTGGATGCCACGTTCGACAGCGGCGACCCCAAACTTCTGGCGCACTATCGGAAGCTGGCCGCCGAGCACCTCGAGGTCATCGCCGGCGACAAAGGTGAGGAGAACCTCGGCCTCGATGGGGCCACGTGGCAGCGATTGGCCGACACCGTCGACCTGATCGTCGACCCGGCCGCGCTGGTCAACCATGTGCTGCCCTACCGGGAGTTGTTCGGGCCCAACGCCGTTGGTACCGCTGAGCTCATCCGGATCGCGCTGACCACCCGGCTCAAGCCGTTCGTCTACGTCTCGACGATCGGTGTGGGTGCGGGGATCGCGCCGGGGCGCTTCGTCGAGGACGGCGACATCCGCGAGATCAGCGCGACCCGCGCGGTCGACGACTCGTACGCCAACGGGTACGGCAACAGCAAGTGGGCCGGCGAGGTGCTGCTGCGTGAGGCCAACGACCTGTGCGGCCTTCCGGTGTCGGTGTTCCGCTGCGACATGATCCTTGCCGACACCAGCTACGGTGGTCAGCTCAACCTGCCCGACATGTTCACCCGGATGATGCTGAGCCTGGTGGCCACCGGCATCGCGCCGGTGTCGTTCTACGAACTCGACGCCGACGGCAACCGTCAGCGTGCGCACTACGACGGCCTGCCGGTGGAGTTCATCGCCGAGGCGATCTCCACCTTGGGTGCGCACGTGACCCAGGGGTTCGAGACCTATCACGTGATGAATCCCTACGACGACGGCCTCGGGCTCGACGAGTTCGTCGACTGGCTGGTCGAGGCCGGCTACCCGATCCAGCGGATCGCGGAGTACGACAGCTGGCTGCAGCGGTTCGAAACCGCGATGCGGGCACTGCCGGACCGGCAGCGTCAGTACTCGCTGCTGCCGCTGCTGCACAACTACCAGCACCCGGAACGGCCGGTTCGCGGATCGATCGCGCCGACCGAGCGGTTCCGCGCCGCGGTGCAGGACGCGAAGATCGGTCCGGATAAAGACATTCCGCACGTGTCGGCGGAGGTCATCGTCAAGTACATCACCGATTTGCAGTTGCTGGGCCTGCTGTAAGCCGAGCCGCATCGTCACCCGGGTCGCGATCGACGACGATCGACGACCCGGGTGTCGTTTCGGCGGCAAAGACCTTAACCCGGCGGACGCCCGCGCCCGCGAGTACTATCCGCTCAGGCTTCCAGTCTTCGGGGGCAGGCTGCGGCCGGTTCGGGAGCGTATGTACAAAGACGTGGGCATGGCCGCGTGGGTGCGGCGGTGGTGGCACCAACCCGGCCAGTACGACTGGTTGTCCGACTATCTCGCGGCGCATCACCTGCAGCGCTTCAGCAGGATCCTGATCGCCTCCGTCGTCATCATCCTTGGGGTGGTGCCCCTGGTGATGTTGTTCAGCCCGTCGGGCCCGCAGGGTGAGGTCCACCGGACCGCCGCGATCGTCATGTCGGCCCTGTCGTTCGGTGGGGCGTGCGTTTGGCTTGTCGGCTGGCCGAGCCGCCGCCAATCCGCGCTGATGGCCGTCGGCGCCAATGCCGGCGTGACCCTGGCATGCCTGATCGCCGGGACGCCGGCGACCGGCTTGTTGGCGTGCGCCACCTTTGCTCCCATCGCCGGCTATGTCGGCCTGTACCACTCCGGTCGACTCTTGGCGGCGACGTTGGTGAACGCGATCCTCACCACCGTGCTCGCCGGGGTGCGGATCGCTGCCGCCGGCGACACCGCGATGGCTATCGGGCATGTGCTGGGCGTGCTGATCGCCGTGCTTGCCGTGCCGTTCGGAAGTCAGTTGCTCCTGCACCTGCTGAGCCTCGACGCGAGGATGTCGAACACCGATCCGCTCACCGGGCTGCGTAACCGTCGAGGCTACGACGAGGCGGCGCTGAAACTGATCGCCGCGGCGGACCGGCCGCACTCACAGTGGCTGGCCGTGATCCTGATCGATCTGGACGGGTTCAAGCAGATCAACGACGCCCACGGCCACGGCTACGGCGATACGGTCCTGGTCGCGGTTGCGGACAACCTGCGCCGGGCAAGCGCCATGAATTCGGTGGTGGCCCGCCTCGGCGGCGAGGAGTTCCTCATCGCCGAACTGATCGAGCCCGATGACGCCGAGGACACCGCCGAACGATTCCGCACGGCCGTCGCGACCGCGCCCGGCGACGTGACCGCCAGCGTCGGACTCGCAACGATGGCTCTGACCGATATCGACAGCGGCGCGACCGCGGCGCTCACCGAACTGGTACACGCAGCCGATGCCGCGATGTACGACGCCAAGCGGGCCGGCGGAAACCAATCCCGTCACCGGGCCACGACGAGCACCACGTAGTCCGAAAAGAACCCGCGGCCCGAACGTCAGACGAGCGCGATTACCAGCAGTACGACCGCGACCAACGGGAATGCCCCCTGGGTTACCGCGGCCCGCGCCTTGTCCGGCGCGGACGCCAACAGCACTGCCGCCGCGGCGAGCATCGAACCGACACCCGCCAACACCAGCGCGGCGCCGATTCCGGTGTGCCCCAACGCGATTGCGACGATACCCACGATGCCGACGATCGCCAGGAACAGGTTGTAGAAACCCTGGTTCAGCGCCATCAGTTTGGTGGTCTCGGCTTCCTCGGCGGTGGTGCCGAACGCCTTACGGGTGCGCGACGACGTCCAGGTCAGCGACTCCATCGTGAAGATGTAGACGTGCAGCAGCGCGGCGAGGCCGGCGAAAACCAAGGCGACGATGACCATCGGCGCTCCCATCACTCGAATAGGCCGGACTGACCGAGCCCACTGGCTCGCGGCGGTGCCACCATACCGAGGTGGGTCCAGGCTAACGGCGTCGCCACCCGCCCGCGGGGAGTCCGCGCGATCATTCCGGCACGGACCAGGAACGGCTCGCACACCTCTTCGACCGTGGTTGCTTCCTCCCCCACCGCGACGGCCAGGGTGGACACCCCGACCGGGCCGCCGCCGAAGCTGCGGGTGAGCGCCGAGAGCACCGCGCGATCCAGGCGGTCCAGGCCGAGTTCGTCGACGTCATAGACGGCCAGCGCGGCTTTGGCGATGTCGCGGGTGATCACCCCGTCGGCGCGCACCTCGGCGTAGTCGCGCACCCGGCGCAGCAGGCGGTTGGCGATGCGGGGTGTCCCCCGCGAGCGGCGGGCGATCTCGGAGCCGGCCTCCGAGCCCAGTTCGATGCCGAGGATCCCGGCCGAGCGGGCGAGTACCCGTTCCAGTTCCGGCGGTTCGTAGAAGTCCATGTGCGCGGTGAATCCGAAGCGATCGCGCAGCGGTCCGGTCAGCGCACCGGAGCGCGTGGTCGCGCCGACCAAGGTGAACGGCGCCACCTCCAACGGAATCGACGTCGCCCCAGGGCCTTTCCCGACGACGACGTCGACCCGGAAGTCTTCCATCGCCAGGTACAGCATCTCCTCGGCGGGCCGGGCGATGCGATGGATCTCGTCGATGAACAGCACGTCACCCTCGACCAGGTTGGACAGCATCGCGGCGAGGTCACCGGCGCGTTCCAGAGCCGGGCCGGACGTGACCCGCAACGCGGAGCCCAGCTCGGCGGCAATGATCATCGCCAGCGATGTCTTGCCCAGTCCCGGCGGCCCGGACAACAGGATGTGATCAGGTGTGCCGCCGCGGTTCTTGGCGCCCTCCAGCACCAGCTGCAGCTGCTCGCGTACCCGCGGCTGGCCGATGAACTCGCCCAGCGACCGGGGCCGCAGGCTGGCGTCCACATCTCCTTCGCCGACCGTCAGCGCCGGCGACACGTCGCGGTCGACCGCCTCGCCGTCCTCGTCTTCGTCGAACCGGCTCACTTGGTCTTTCCTAGTAGCGACAACGCCGCACGCAATGCCGTGGAGGTGTTGGCCGCACTGTCAGCCGCCAAAACCTTGTCCGTGGCCTCCTCGGCCTGCTTGATCGCAAAGCCAAGTCCGACAAGGGCTTCCACCACGGGAGTGCGCACCGCGTGCCCAGTGGCCGCGGTGATGCCCGCACCACCGGCGACCGCGCCGATCTTGTCCCGCAATTCCAGCACCATACGTTCGGCGCCACGCTTGCCGATGCCGGGCACCCGGGTCAAGGCCGTCACGTCGCCGTCGGCCAGCGCCTGACGAAGCGCGGTCGCGTCATAGACCGCCAGTGTCGCCAGCGCGATCTTGGGGCCGACGCCGGACACCCCGAGCAGGGTCGAGAACAGGTCGCGGGCATCGGAGTCGGCGAAACCGTACAGGGTTTGGGAGTCCTCACGGACGATCATCGCGGTGATCAGCCTGGCCTCGCTGCCGCGGCGCAGCGTCGCGAGCGTCGACGGGGTGGCCATCACCTTGTAGCCGACACCGCCGGCCTCGATCACGACGTGATCGAGCGCGATGTCGAGGACTTCGCCGCGCACCGAGGCGATCATGTGGCTGCCTTGAGCCCGCGTGCCGACTTCAGCCGGGCCTGGTAGGCCCGCTTCTGTTCGGCGGCCATCGCCTCGGCCTGCGCCATCCGGGCGATCATCGGGGCGCGCCAGCAGTGGCAGATCGCCAGGGCCAGTGCGTCGGCGGCGTCCGCCGGAGTGGGTTTCTGCTGCAGCTGCAGGATGCGGGTGACCATCGTGGTGACCTGGGCCTTGTCGGCGCGCCCGTTCCCTGTGACGGCCGCCTTGACTTCACTGGGGGTGTGGAAATGCACGTCGATACCGCGGCGGGCGGCGGCCAGCGCGATCACCCCGCCGGCCTGCGCGGTGCCCATCGCGGTGTTGGCGTTCTGGTTGGCGAACACCCGCTCGATCGCCACCACGTCGGGCTGATGGGTGTCCATCCAATGGTCGACGGTGTCGCTGATGGTCAGCAGCCGACGCTGCAACGGCTCGTCGGACGGCGTGCGCACCACGTCGACGTCCAGCGCGATGACCTGACGGCCACCCCGGCTCTCGATCACCGAGAGGCCGCAGCGCGTCAACCCAGGGTCGACTCCCATCACCCGCACGGATCGCCTTCCGACTACGAACAGCTGTTCGATCACAGTAGCGGGCCGGGCGGACAGCACCGGTCAGGACACGCGGTCTCCCGCGCGTGGTTATGGTCGGTCCATGGGCGGCCCCGACGCATTCCATCCCGACCTGTCCGGAACCGAGCCGGTGCGCAACCGGGTGCGCCATATTCGGGCCGGCGACCTCGACGGCGGCACCGGTCAGACCGACGGCATGCGGCGCTTCGCCGCCATCAGCGGCACGTCGGTCGGGTCGGAAAAGCTGTGGATGGGCGAGACCCACGTCGGGCCCGGCGTCGCGTCGGCCAACCATCACCACGGCGAGTCGGAGACGGCGATCTTCGTGCGCAGCGGCCACCCGCAGTTCGTCTTCCACGACGGTGTCGACGAAGTGCGGATCAGTACCGAGCCGGGCGACTACATCTTCGTGCCGCCACATCTGCCGCACCGCGAAGAGAACCCGGACCCGGATGAGTCGGCCATCGTCGTGATCTCGCGCAGCACACAGGAGGCGATCGTGGTCAATCTGGAGCGGCTGTATCCGCTGCAGTGACGAACTCGGTCAGCGTTCCCTCCCGCGCCGAACGGGCGATCTCCGCCACCCGGGCGCGGGAACGCTTCCAGCCCTTCACCCGCTCACGGCCGATCTCGGTCCCGTCGCGCGTGATGATGATCGTCCACGGCACGCCGACGAACTTGGCCAGCAGCCAGAACGGCCACATCACCATGAACGGCAACACGGCCAGGAAGATCAGCGCGTCGAGGGTGGCGAAGCCGGTCTCCCACGGGATCGTCTTCCACCACCAGCGACGTACCGACCAGGTGGATCCGTCAGGGTCGGTCTCCGTCAGCTGAGACATCGTCACCTCCGATTCATTGCCCGCAGCGTACGGTTCTCTTCCATGGCGACGGGCGGCTCCCGCACAGTACGAAGTTTCTGCCGGGTGTGCCCGTCGGTGTGCGGCATCCTGGTCGAGATCGAGGATGAGCGGGTGGTGGCCGTCCACGGCGACCGGGACAATCCCTTCTCCGGCGGCTACACCTGCCCGAAGGGCCGCGCGCTGCCGCTGATCCACCACCATCCGGACCGGCTCGAGCGGCCGATGATGCGCGACGGCGGACGGCTGGCCGAAACCAGCTGGGAGGCTTGCCTCGACGACCTCGGCGCCCGGTTGCGAGACATCATCGCCGAGCACGGCCCGGCGGCGGTCGCCATCAACTTCGGCACCGGCATCGGGATGGACGCCGCCGGCTACCGCACCGCCGAGGCGCTGCACCGCGCGATCGGCACTCCCGCGAAATTCAGTCCACTGACGATCGATGGCACCGCCAAGGTTTTGGTCGCGGAGCTGATGGGCGGCTCCGCCGGCCTCACCGGGCGCCCCGACTACGAGAATGCCGAACTCGTCATCCTGATCGGCAGCAATCCCGTTGTCTCCCATGGCCATACCATCGGTATGCCCAATCCTCGGGGGGTGTTCCGCGACCTCGCCGCCCGGGCTCAGCTCTGGGTCGTCGACCCCCGCCGTACCGAGACCGCCCGGCTGGCGACCCGCCACCTGGCCCCGCGTCCGGGCACCGATTACGCGGTGCTGGCCTTCCTGGTGCGCGAAATCCTGCGCGACGGCGCCGATCCGGACGTCGCCGTCCAGGACCTCGACCTGCTGGCCTCCGCCGTCGAACCGTTCACCCGCGAGCATGCCGCCGAACTCGCCGACGTCGACCCCACCGATCTCGACGATCTGCTGGCCGCTGTCCGCAGGGCCGGGCACATCGCGATCGACACCGGTACCGGTGTCACCATGTCGGCCAGTGCCAATGTGACGCAATGGTTTTCGTGGGCGCTGCTGATCCTGACCGGGTCGATGAACACCCCCGGCGGTGAGTGGTTCCATCCCGGCTTCGGCTACCAGCTGGAGATGTTCGAGTTGCCGATCGCGCCGCCGGAGGGCAAATCGCGACCGGGACCGCGCAGCCGCCCGGAGACCAAGGCCTTCATGCGGGAATGGCCCTGCGCCACACTGCCCGACGAGATCGAGGCCGGCAACATTCGCGCATTGCTCAACCTCGGCGGCAGCCTGCTCACCGGTTTCCCCGCCACCGATACCCTGCGCCCGGCCCTGGCCAAGCTCGAGGTGTTGGCCACCACCGAGATCCTCCCCAATGAGACGACGGCACTGTCGACCCATGTGCTGCCGACCACTGGTCAGCTCGAGCGGCCAGACGTCACGCTGTGGGATTTCATGAGTCCGCGGATCTCCGCCCAGCACACCCCGGCGATGGTCGCCCCGATCGGCGACCGCCGCTCGATGTGGTGGGTGCTCGCCGAGATCGGCGCGCGGCTCGGTCACGACATCGCCGACACCACTTTGACCGACGAGCAGATGTTGGCCACGTTCAACGGCGGCGGCCGCACCAGCTACGACGATATGGTCGCCACCGGCTGGGCGCAAGCCGAGCGCGAGTTGCCCGCGGCGTGGATGCACCGTCACGTCGAGCGTCTCGGCGGCTGGCGCCTGGCCCCGCAACTCCTGATCGACCAATTACACGGGCTGCGTCACACGACCGGGCCGGTGTTGGTGCCGCGTCGCCAATTACGAAGAGTCAACGCGCAATTGGAGTATCTCGGGGAGCAGCCCGAGATACTGCTGAGCCCGCAGGACGCCGCGGCAGCCGGCATCGCCGACAACCAGAAGCTGGTGGTGCGCACCGAATACGGCGAACTCACCGGGATCGCGAAACTGGACCCGTCGGTGCGCAGCGGCGTGGTGTCGGTGCCGCACGCGCACGCCGGCACTAACGTCAACCTGCTGACGAGCAAAGACGACCTGGACCCGGCGACCGGAATGACCCGCTATTCAGGGGTGCCGGTCAGCCTGCACCCGGCCTGACTCAGTCGTCTTCGAGCTGAGCCAGAACCTCGTCGGGGATATCGGCGTTGGTGTAGACGTCCTGCACGTCGTCGCTGTCCTCCAGCGCGTCGACGAGCTTCATGATCTTGCGGGCGCCTTCGGCGTCCAGCGGTACCGTCACCGACGCCTGGAAACCGGCCTCCGCGGAGTCGTAGTCGATGCCGGCGTCCACCAGCGCGGTGCGCACGGCGACCAGATCGGTCGGCTCGGAGATCACCTCGAAGCTGTCGCCGAGATCGTTGACCTCTTCAGCCCCGGCATCCAGGACCGCCAGCAGCACATCGTCCTCGGACAGGTCGTTCTTCTCCAGCGTGACCACACCCTTGCGGGAGAACAGGTAGGCCACCGAGCCTGGGTCGGCCATGTTGCCGCCGTTGCGGGTCATCGCGACCCGGACCTCGCCGGCGGCCCGGTTGCGGTTGTCGGTCAGGCACTCGATCAGCACGGCGACGCCATTGGGCCCGTAGCCCTCGTAGGTGATGTTCTGCCAGTCGGCGCCGCCGGCTTCCTCACCACCGCCGCGCTTGCGGGCGCGCTCGATGTTGTCGTTGGGAACCGACGACTTCTTGGCCTTCTGGATCGCGTCGTACAGGGTGGGATTGCCAGCCGGGTCGCCGCCGCCGACGCGCGCCGCGACCTCGATGTTCTTGATGAGCTTGGCGAACATCTTGCCGCGCTTGGCGTCGATGACGGCCTTCTTGTGCTTGGTGGTTGCCCACTTGGAATGGCCGCTCATCGGGTTCTTCTCCGTACTGTCCGTTCTGCCGTAACCCGACGAGTCTACTGAACAGCCACCGGGAGCTTTGCAATCGCGGTGCGCCGAACGCTGTTGGTCGACCAGGCCACTGAATAGATTCCGAACGCGTGTCCACCATCGCCGAACCCCGCGCCGATGCCACCGAGGCGTCCTCGAACACCATTCGCACCGCACTGCTCTCCAGCCTGATCGGTACGACGATCGAGTGGTACGACTTCTTCCTGTACGCCACCGCGGCAAGCCTGGTCTTCAACCAGGCCTTCTTTCCCCACCAAAGCTCGCTGGTCGGAACGATGTTGGCGTTCGCCACCTTCGCTGTCGGCTTCATGGTGCGCCCGATCGGCGGCTTCGTGTTCGGCCACATCGGTGATCGCATCGGACGCAAGAAGACCCTGGCGCTGACCATGTTCTTGATGGGTGGGGCCACTGCGCTGATGGGCCTGCTGCCCACCGCCGAGCAGATCGGACTGCTGGCCCCGATCCTGTTGCTGATCCTGCGCATCGGCCAGGGCTTCGCACTCGGCGGCGAGTGGGCCGGCGCGGTCCTGCTCGCGGTCGAACACAGCCCCGTCAAGCGCCGAGGCCTGTTCGGCAGCGTCCCGCAGGTCGGGCTGGCGTTGGGTCTCGCGCTGGGCACCGGGGTGTTCGCGCTGCTGCAGATCGTCCTGCCGGCCGGGGCCTTTCTGAGCTACGGGTGGCGAATCGCCTTTCTGTTCAGCCTGGTGCTGGTGGGGTTCGGGGTGGTGGTTCGCCTGAAAGCCGCCGAGACCCCGGCCTTCGAGAAGCTCAAGGAGCGCGACGGGCGCTCCTCGGTTCCGCTGCGAGAGATCTTCCGCCGCCCGGCAGTGCGCTCCACCGTGCTGGGGATGTTGTCCCGGTGGGGCGAGGGCGCAGCCTTCAACACCTGGGGCGTGTTCGCCATCTCCTATGCGACGGCCACACTGCACCTGGGCAAGGTCCCGGTCCTGATCGTCGTGACGGCGGCGGCCCTGGTGATGGCCGCTCTGCTGCCGGTCTCGGGCCTGCTGGTCGACCGGTTCGGCGCGAAAGTCGTTTACGGCAGCGGCATCGCGGCCTACGGGGTGGCCGTGTTCCCGGCGTTCGCACTGTTCAACATCCGCAGCGTCACCGCCTACGCGATCGCGATGGTCGTCGTGTTCGGTGTGATTCACGCCTGGTTCTACGGCGCGCAGGGCACCCTGTATGCCTCGCTGTTTCCTACCCGGGTCCGCTACACCGGCCTGTCGACGGTGTACCAGCTGTCCGGCGTATACGCCTCGGGCCTGACGCCGTTGATCCTGACGGCGCTGATCGCGGCCGGTCACGGAAAGCCTTGGCTCGCTTGCGGTTACCTGGTCTTCACGGCGGTGGTCAGTGTCATCGCGACGCGCCTGCTCAAGCCCGGCGACTTCCACGACGAGCCGGCGCCGAAACCCGCCGTCGCGTTCGCCTAACCCAGGTCGCCGTCGACGTAGCGCTGCAGATTCGGTGCAACGGCGGCGACGATCTCGTCGTCGCTCATCGAGGCCAGCGGTTCGATCTGCCACACGTAGCGCATCATCGCCAAGCCCATGATCTGCGACGAGATCAAACCGCTGCGTTTGCGCCGGTCCGCCGCGTCGGCACCGAGTTGAGACACCCCCATCAGCTGACCTTCGACCACCCTGCGCAGCTTCTCGCGCGTGCTCGGCTCGTGCGCGGCGGTCTGCAGCACCGCCCGCAACACCGGGCCGATCTCGTCGTCGGCCCACGCGCCCAGCATCAGCCGCAGCAGCGCGGTCCCGAGCTGTGGCACCGGCGTTGTCCAGGTCCGCGCCACGCTCTCCAGCCAGCGCTGCGGCGGATTCGTGGCCGCATCCAGCAGACCTTCCTTGGACCCGAAGTAGTGGTACACCAGCGCCGGGTCGACGTCGGCCGCCCGGGCGACCGCCCGGATCGTCGTGCCCGCCGATCCGTGCTGCGCGAACTCGGCGCGCGCGGCGTCGACAATCCGGCCGGCCAGCACCCCCTTCTCGTCGCGGGGTCCCGGTGCCGTCGCTTTCTTCGCCATCCGCATCACCTCGAATGTTTCATATTGCGTTGAGACTAGTTTCATCGTAGCGTGAAACTAGTCTCAACAGGACGTGAAAAGGATTCGGATGACTTCCACCAGTGTTTCCGGCTTCGAACCGGGCCAGCGCACGCTCAACGGGCCGCAGACCACCGGCCGGGACTACCGCAACCTGAGCAGGCCGGACCACCGCATC
Coding sequences within:
- a CDS encoding sensor domain-containing diguanylate cyclase, translated to MAAWVRRWWHQPGQYDWLSDYLAAHHLQRFSRILIASVVIILGVVPLVMLFSPSGPQGEVHRTAAIVMSALSFGGACVWLVGWPSRRQSALMAVGANAGVTLACLIAGTPATGLLACATFAPIAGYVGLYHSGRLLAATLVNAILTTVLAGVRIAAAGDTAMAIGHVLGVLIAVLAVPFGSQLLLHLLSLDARMSNTDPLTGLRNRRGYDEAALKLIAAADRPHSQWLAVILIDLDGFKQINDAHGHGYGDTVLVAVADNLRRASAMNSVVARLGGEEFLIAELIEPDDAEDTAERFRTAVATAPGDVTASVGLATMALTDIDSGATAALTELVHAADAAMYDAKRAGGNQSRHRATTSTT
- a CDS encoding DUF1304 domain-containing protein, with amino-acid sequence MVIVALVFAGLAALLHVYIFTMESLTWTSSRTRKAFGTTAEEAETTKLMALNQGFYNLFLAIVGIVGIVAIALGHTGIGAALVLAGVGSMLAAAAVLLASAPDKARAAVTQGAFPLVAVVLLVIALV
- the ruvB gene encoding Holliday junction branch migration DNA helicase RuvB, with product MSRFDEDEDGEAVDRDVSPALTVGEGDVDASLRPRSLGEFIGQPRVREQLQLVLEGAKNRGGTPDHILLSGPPGLGKTSLAMIIAAELGSALRVTSGPALERAGDLAAMLSNLVEGDVLFIDEIHRIARPAEEMLYLAMEDFRVDVVVGKGPGATSIPLEVAPFTLVGATTRSGALTGPLRDRFGFTAHMDFYEPPELERVLARSAGILGIELGSEAGSEIARRSRGTPRIANRLLRRVRDYAEVRADGVITRDIAKAALAVYDVDELGLDRLDRAVLSALTRSFGGGPVGVSTLAVAVGEEATTVEEVCEPFLVRAGMIARTPRGRVATPLAWTHLGMVAPPRASGLGQSGLFE
- the ruvA gene encoding Holliday junction branch migration protein RuvA; amino-acid sequence: MIASVRGEVLDIALDHVVIEAGGVGYKVMATPSTLATLRRGSEARLITAMIVREDSQTLYGFADSDARDLFSTLLGVSGVGPKIALATLAVYDATALRQALADGDVTALTRVPGIGKRGAERMVLELRDKIGAVAGGAGITAATGHAVRTPVVEALVGLGFAIKQAEEATDKVLAADSAANTSTALRAALSLLGKTK
- the ruvC gene encoding crossover junction endodeoxyribonuclease RuvC, whose product is MRVMGVDPGLTRCGLSVIESRGGRQVIALDVDVVRTPSDEPLQRRLLTISDTVDHWMDTHQPDVVAIERVFANQNANTAMGTAQAGGVIALAAARRGIDVHFHTPSEVKAAVTGNGRADKAQVTTMVTRILQLQQKPTPADAADALALAICHCWRAPMIARMAQAEAMAAEQKRAYQARLKSARGLKAAT
- a CDS encoding cupin domain-containing protein; this encodes MGGPDAFHPDLSGTEPVRNRVRHIRAGDLDGGTGQTDGMRRFAAISGTSVGSEKLWMGETHVGPGVASANHHHGESETAIFVRSGHPQFVFHDGVDEVRISTEPGDYIFVPPHLPHREENPDPDESAIVVISRSTQEAIVVNLERLYPLQ
- a CDS encoding molybdopterin-containing oxidoreductase family protein, encoding MATGGSRTVRSFCRVCPSVCGILVEIEDERVVAVHGDRDNPFSGGYTCPKGRALPLIHHHPDRLERPMMRDGGRLAETSWEACLDDLGARLRDIIAEHGPAAVAINFGTGIGMDAAGYRTAEALHRAIGTPAKFSPLTIDGTAKVLVAELMGGSAGLTGRPDYENAELVILIGSNPVVSHGHTIGMPNPRGVFRDLAARAQLWVVDPRRTETARLATRHLAPRPGTDYAVLAFLVREILRDGADPDVAVQDLDLLASAVEPFTREHAAELADVDPTDLDDLLAAVRRAGHIAIDTGTGVTMSASANVTQWFSWALLILTGSMNTPGGEWFHPGFGYQLEMFELPIAPPEGKSRPGPRSRPETKAFMREWPCATLPDEIEAGNIRALLNLGGSLLTGFPATDTLRPALAKLEVLATTEILPNETTALSTHVLPTTGQLERPDVTLWDFMSPRISAQHTPAMVAPIGDRRSMWWVLAEIGARLGHDIADTTLTDEQMLATFNGGGRTSYDDMVATGWAQAERELPAAWMHRHVERLGGWRLAPQLLIDQLHGLRHTTGPVLVPRRQLRRVNAQLEYLGEQPEILLSPQDAAAAGIADNQKLVVRTEYGELTGIAKLDPSVRSGVVSVPHAHAGTNVNLLTSKDDLDPATGMTRYSGVPVSLHPA
- a CDS encoding YebC/PmpR family DNA-binding transcriptional regulator; translated protein: MSGHSKWATTKHKKAVIDAKRGKMFAKLIKNIEVAARVGGGDPAGNPTLYDAIQKAKKSSVPNDNIERARKRGGGEEAGGADWQNITYEGYGPNGVAVLIECLTDNRNRAAGEVRVAMTRNGGNMADPGSVAYLFSRKGVVTLEKNDLSEDDVLLAVLDAGAEEVNDLGDSFEVISEPTDLVAVRTALVDAGIDYDSAEAGFQASVTVPLDAEGARKIMKLVDALEDSDDVQDVYTNADIPDEVLAQLEDD
- a CDS encoding MFS transporter is translated as MSTIAEPRADATEASSNTIRTALLSSLIGTTIEWYDFFLYATAASLVFNQAFFPHQSSLVGTMLAFATFAVGFMVRPIGGFVFGHIGDRIGRKKTLALTMFLMGGATALMGLLPTAEQIGLLAPILLLILRIGQGFALGGEWAGAVLLAVEHSPVKRRGLFGSVPQVGLALGLALGTGVFALLQIVLPAGAFLSYGWRIAFLFSLVLVGFGVVVRLKAAETPAFEKLKERDGRSSVPLREIFRRPAVRSTVLGMLSRWGEGAAFNTWGVFAISYATATLHLGKVPVLIVVTAAALVMAALLPVSGLLVDRFGAKVVYGSGIAAYGVAVFPAFALFNIRSVTAYAIAMVVVFGVIHAWFYGAQGTLYASLFPTRVRYTGLSTVYQLSGVYASGLTPLILTALIAAGHGKPWLACGYLVFTAVVSVIATRLLKPGDFHDEPAPKPAVAFA
- a CDS encoding TetR family transcriptional regulator; translated protein: MAKKATAPGPRDEKGVLAGRIVDAARAEFAQHGSAGTTIRAVARAADVDPALVYHYFGSKEGLLDAATNPPQRWLESVARTWTTPVPQLGTALLRLMLGAWADDEIGPVLRAVLQTAAHEPSTREKLRRVVEGQLMGVSQLGADAADRRKRSGLISSQIMGLAMMRYVWQIEPLASMSDDEIVAAVAPNLQRYVDGDLG